A DNA window from Vigna angularis cultivar LongXiaoDou No.4 chromosome 1, ASM1680809v1, whole genome shotgun sequence contains the following coding sequences:
- the LOC108344331 gene encoding iron-sulfur cluster assembly protein 1: protein MLRVGAKRVLGTTSLGARVSSRLYHERVVDHYDNPRNVGSFDKSDPSVGTGLVGAPACGDVMKLQIKVDDKTGKIVDARFKTFGCGSAIASSSVATEWVKGKQMEEVLSIKNTEIAKHLSLPPVKLHCSMLAEDAIKAAVKDYEAKRAKATATGEAATEETAATA, encoded by the exons ATGCTGAGAGTGGGCGCAAAGAGGGTTTTAGGAACGACGTCGTTGGGCGCTAGGGTTTCGTCGCGGTTATACCACGAGCGGGTTGTGGATCATTATGACAATCCCCGGAATGTTGGATCTTTCGACAAGAGCGACCCGAGCGTTGGGACGGGTTTGGTCGGGGCACCGGCTTGCGGTGATGTCATGAAGCTCCAGATTAAGGTCGACGACAAAACCGGAAAAATCGTCGATGCTCGATTCAAGACTTTTGGGTGTGGCTCTGCCATTGCTTCTTCCTCCGTCG CTACTGAGTGGGTGAAGGGAAAGCAAATGGAGGAAGTTCTGTCCATAAAAAATAC TGAGATTGCAAAGCATCTTTCGCTTCCACCAGTTAAGCTCCACTGCAGCATGCTTGCTGAAGATGCCATCAAAGCGGCTGTTAAGGATTATGAAGCTAAGCGTGCTAAGGCAACTGCTACCGGAGAGGCAGCAACAGAAGAGACGGCAGCCACTGCATGA
- the LOC108344323 gene encoding inositol-tetrakisphosphate 1-kinase 1 — MSKFESEVAEGERYRVGYALQTKKVESFLQSSLLDYAKQHAIDLVQIDPSSPLEQQGPFHCIIHKLHTPQWNKHLQQFSATHPDTAIIDPPELVSRLHDRVSMLEAATHSQISLQNATVGVPNQVVVKEPKAPDFDKLEQLGLRFPAIAKPLAADGGDGSHEMCLVFDRVGLNALSAPTVLQEFVNHGGVLFKIYVAGRRVKCVKRKSLGDISEERLRTLKGEVLPFSRVSNLGVEEEGDAVEKAEMPPQCLVDELAKALREALGLNLFNVDVIRDSKEPTRYLVIDINYFPGYAKLPSYEPFITDFLLEAVRTKAN; from the coding sequence ATGTCTAAGTTTGAATCGGAAGTTGCAGAAGGTGAGAGGTACCGTGTGGGCTATGCTCTCCAAACCAAGAAAGTGGAAAGTTTCCTTCAATCCTCCCTCCTCGATTACGCCAAACAACACGCCATCGATCTCGTCCAAATCGACCCCTCTTCACCCTTAGAACAACAAGGTCCCTTCCACTGCATCATCCACAAACTTCACACTCCACAATGGAACAAACACCTCCAACAATTCTCGGCCACGCATCCAGACACCGCAATCATTGACCCCCCCGAGTTGGTGAGTCGCCTCCATGACCGAGTTTCAATGCTCGAGGCAGCCACCCACTCGCAAATTTCCCTCCAAAATGCCACCGTTGGGGTTCCCAACCAAGTGGTCGTAAAAGAACCAAAAGCCCCCGATTTCGACAAACTCGAACAGCTGGGTCTGCGATTCCCCGCGATCGCCAAACCGTTGGCGGCTGACGGCGGCGATGGCTCTCACGAAATGTGCCTGGTCTTCGACCGCGTAGGACTCAACGCGCTGAGCGCTCCCACAGTGCTACAAGAGTTCGTGAATCACGGTGGGGTCTTGTTCAAGATATACGTTGCTGGGCGTCGCGTGAAATGCGTGAAGCGGAAATCTTTAGGTGATATATCGGAGGAGAGGCTGAGAACTTTAAAGGGGGAGGTGCTGCCGTTTTCTCGTGTATCGAACTTGGGCGTCGAAGAGGAAGGTGACGCCGTCGAGAAAGCTGAAATGCCGCCGCAGTGTCTGGTGGATGAGTTGGCGAAGGCGTTGAGGGAGGCCTTGGGACTTAACCTTTTCAACGTTGATGTGATCAGAGATAGTAAGGAACCAACAAGGTACCTTGTTATTGATATCAATTACTTTCCCGGCTATGCAAAATTGCCCTCTTATGAGCCTTTTATCACTGATTTTTTGTTGGAGGCTGTTCGCACTAAGGCTAATTAA